One region of Oryza sativa Japonica Group chromosome 10, ASM3414082v1 genomic DNA includes:
- the LOC4348949 gene encoding thioredoxin-like protein YLS8, whose translation MSYLLPHLHSGWAVDQAILAEEERLVIIRFGHDWDETCMQMDEVLAAVAETIKNFAVIYLVDITEVPDFNTMYELYDPSTVMFFFRNKHIMIDLGTGNNNKINWALKDKQEFIDIVETVYRGARKGRGLVIAPKDYSTKYRY comes from the exons atGTCGTACCTTCTGCCGCATCTGCACTCGGGGTGGGCGGTGGACCAGGCCATCCtcgcggaggaggagcgcctCGTCATCATCCGCTTCGGCCACGACTGGGACGAGACGTGCATGCAG ATGGATGAGGTGCTAGCGGCAGTAGCTGAGACCATAAAGAACTTTGCGGTCATCTACCTGGTCGACATCACCGAGGTTCCAGACTTCAACACCATGTACGAGCTGTATGATCCGTCGACGGTGATGTTCTTCTTCCGCAACAAGCACATCATGATTGATCTGGGGACAGGAAACAACAACAAGATCAACTGGGCCTTGAAGGACAAGCAGGAGTTCATCGACATTGTGGAGACCGTCTACAGAGGTGCTCGCAAAGGGCGTGGTTTGGTGATTGCTCCCAAGGACTACTCCACTAAATACCGTTACTAA
- the LOC4348948 gene encoding uncharacterized protein, with protein MIMAAPLPDAVKEEDEGNMDSFQSGQTIIGQDDFMAIFRNDKPLCELLMKIGQRTSGSSGAKPAAPPPAQQQQQQPPPPAQHGACVKRPAIGPPPGFAGVRQPPQKQQQLPPPPRRRAQQQPASAAAHHRNPNRHHLSGVAAPPAAAANALSIMRKAAAAGGGGAALYCGVCNVKCMTRFNLREHEAGRKHRDKVASNAGEKNVRCQLCDVLLASELNVAQHYAGKQHLHRLRLSRGRGGGGGGGNGATGAGAA; from the exons ATGATCATGGCGGCGCCATTGCCGGATGCTGTGaaagaggaagacgaaggcaACATGGACAGCTTCCAGTCAGGCCAGACGATCATCGGGCAAGACGACTTCATGGCCATCTTCAGGAACGACAAGCCCCTCTGCGAGCTTCTGATGAAGATCGGCCAGCGAACTTCCGGCAGCAGCGGTGCCAAGccggctgctcctcctccg gcgcagcagcagcagcagcagccacctCCACCGGCGCAGCATGGCGCATGCGTGAAGAGGCCGGCGATCGGGCCGCCTCCGGGGTTCGCCGGCGTCCGCCAGCCAccgcagaagcagcagcagctgccaccaccaccacggcggagggcgcagcagcagccggcgagcgccgccgcccatcaCCGCAACCCGAACCGCCACCACCTGTccggcgtcgccgcgccgcccgcggcggcggcaaacgCCCTGTCGATCatgaggaaggcggcggccgccggcggtggcggcgccgccctgTACTGCGGCGTGTGCAACGTGAAGTGCATGACGCGGTTCAACCTGAGGGAGCACGAGGCCGGGAGGAAGCACCGGGACAAGGTGGCCAGCAACGCCGGCGAGAAGAACGTCCGGTGCCAGCTCTGCGACGTGCTGCTCGCCAGCGAGCTCAACGTCGCGCAGCACTACGCCGGCAAGCAGCACCTCCACCGGCTCCGCCtcagccgcggccgcggcggcggcggcggcggcggcaatggcgccaCGGGCGCCGGAGCAGCCTAA